One part of the Sphingobacterium sp. LZ7M1 genome encodes these proteins:
- a CDS encoding glycosyltransferase family A protein, protein MNELAIVIPYFKIDYFEECIKSLANQSNKRFSVYIGNDLSPDDPLPIIEKYLSSDQYFYFNYSDNLGGKNLAFQWMRILTEVKEPWFQILGDDDSISSNFVEEFYKNLAFIDSCCHVLKFNTILDFVGDKEVRFYNGFRTGYYDTYNLILRKIAGGLNSSLSEHVFRRERFNDVGFEIYPLAWHTDDFLILSMSGFNKIYFISDSSVVVRVFRNSTSGSEKNHVEKSDATKKYLKDFAQLLIHSNRGVQDKRDFLIAIRKYKFEVGLDYISEIYSLFGLLGTVYFRLYSIGLSLKIK, encoded by the coding sequence ATGAACGAATTAGCAATAGTAATTCCTTATTTCAAGATTGATTATTTTGAAGAATGTATAAAATCTTTAGCTAACCAAAGCAATAAGAGGTTTTCTGTTTACATAGGAAACGATTTAAGTCCGGATGACCCTTTACCTATCATCGAAAAATATTTATCATCAGACCAGTATTTCTATTTCAATTATTCCGACAACTTAGGTGGGAAAAATTTGGCTTTTCAATGGATGAGAATTTTGACTGAGGTTAAAGAGCCTTGGTTTCAAATATTGGGTGATGACGATTCCATTTCCTCAAACTTTGTAGAAGAGTTTTATAAGAATTTAGCCTTCATCGATTCTTGCTGTCATGTGTTAAAATTTAATACAATCCTTGATTTTGTAGGTGACAAGGAAGTTAGGTTTTATAATGGATTTAGAACTGGTTACTATGACACCTATAATCTAATATTAAGAAAGATTGCGGGAGGACTGAACAGTAGCCTAAGTGAGCATGTTTTTAGGAGAGAAAGGTTTAATGATGTCGGTTTTGAAATTTATCCTCTAGCTTGGCACACAGATGATTTTTTGATCTTGAGTATGTCAGGATTCAATAAAATTTACTTCATCAGTGATTCCAGTGTGGTAGTGAGGGTTTTTAGAAACAGTACCTCCGGTTCTGAAAAGAATCACGTTGAAAAGTCGGATGCTACAAAAAAGTATTTGAAGGATTTTGCACAGCTATTGATCCATAGCAATAGGGGGGTCCAAGATAAGAGGGACTTTTTAATTGCAATAAGAAAGTATAAATTTGAAGTCGGGTTAGACTATATATCGGAGATTTATTCCTTGTTTGGTCTATTAGGTACTGTGTATTTTCGGTTATATTCAATTGGCTTAAGTTTAAAGATAAAATAA
- the wzx gene encoding O-unit flippase-like protein has product MGVKLTKKDVIWSYLAQFFGIASGIFILPIILRLLSTEEIALNYLIGSLGSMVALFDFGFAPQFGRNITYVFSGAQEIQKKGIQDVNGLGEINYNLLANMINTAKFVYLRIAIFSGIVLCTFGTWYIYSVTNGFTSVNHVIWIWIFTIISIFLSFYFTYFDSLLIGRGLIRKAKIAGIISKVVYISLAISFLYMGYGLFGVAISSLCSTFVYRFISYRFFYDRDFKEKLKGIKPKPEERKDLFLKIWHNSSRLGLVFISAYAINNLSMFLAGLYLSSEEVASYGLLIQLVGIIGVVSGTLINSYNPTFASLRISGKSKEVMQTFSFALFVYLSLFIMGASFLIFLGPMVLEFIGSNAVLPNAYIMMAYCLVVILENNHSNFGTLIVTKNEVPFLKSSIIAGFFVAIGDFLVLNYLSFGVLGLILVQGIVQLAYANWKWPLLVCQEFSTSYLKILRLGYKETILKVKLLR; this is encoded by the coding sequence ATGGGCGTTAAATTGACCAAAAAGGATGTTATTTGGAGTTATTTAGCGCAATTTTTTGGAATAGCTTCAGGTATTTTCATCCTTCCTATTATTTTAAGATTACTTTCAACAGAGGAAATTGCATTAAACTACTTGATTGGATCCTTGGGGTCCATGGTTGCTTTGTTCGATTTTGGTTTTGCACCGCAGTTCGGAAGGAATATTACCTATGTATTTAGTGGGGCCCAAGAAATTCAAAAAAAGGGTATCCAAGATGTAAATGGATTAGGAGAGATTAATTATAATCTTCTCGCCAATATGATCAATACGGCTAAATTCGTGTATCTACGGATTGCTATTTTTTCTGGGATAGTTCTTTGTACGTTTGGGACCTGGTATATCTACAGTGTCACCAACGGTTTTACAAGTGTGAACCATGTGATCTGGATTTGGATATTTACCATTATTTCCATCTTTCTGAGTTTCTATTTTACCTATTTTGATTCTTTATTGATAGGACGAGGATTGATCCGCAAAGCCAAAATTGCCGGGATCATCTCCAAAGTTGTCTATATTTCTCTAGCCATCTCCTTTTTGTACATGGGCTATGGACTTTTTGGAGTGGCGATTTCCAGTCTATGTTCCACCTTTGTATATAGATTCATTTCTTACCGGTTCTTTTATGACCGTGATTTCAAAGAAAAGCTGAAAGGGATAAAACCAAAGCCTGAAGAAAGAAAGGATTTGTTTCTAAAGATTTGGCACAATTCAAGTAGATTGGGATTGGTGTTTATCTCTGCATATGCCATAAATAACCTCAGTATGTTTTTAGCAGGTTTATACCTGAGCAGTGAGGAGGTCGCATCTTATGGTCTGTTAATCCAATTGGTGGGTATTATAGGGGTGGTTTCAGGAACATTGATCAACAGTTATAACCCTACATTTGCTTCGCTGCGAATCTCAGGGAAATCAAAGGAGGTGATGCAAACTTTCTCCTTTGCATTGTTCGTGTATCTTTCCTTATTCATTATGGGGGCCTCTTTTTTGATTTTCTTGGGCCCAATGGTACTTGAATTTATAGGTTCTAATGCAGTTTTGCCAAATGCCTATATCATGATGGCATATTGTTTAGTTGTCATTTTAGAAAATAACCATTCCAACTTTGGAACTTTGATAGTGACCAAAAATGAAGTTCCTTTTTTGAAGTCGTCCATCATTGCAGGATTTTTTGTTGCAATCGGTGATTTCCTGGTTCTAAATTATCTTTCGTTTGGAGTTTTAGGGTTAATTCTAGTCCAAGGGATAGTACAATTGGCTTATGCGAATTGGAAGTGGCCACTACTGGTATGTCAAGAGTTTTCAACCAGCTATTTGAAGATTTTGCGCCTTGGTTATAAGGAAACCATTTTAAAAGTTAAGCTCCTGAGATGA
- a CDS encoding lipopolysaccharide biosynthesis protein → MGLKEQAAKGVFWVFAEQFGSQLIGFVINLVLARVLLPSDFGTIALYGVIMSVSAVLVNGGLTNSLIRSQDVDQRDMSTVFWFNFGVSVILYCIIFFTAPLVAAFYEIPVLTGLIRTYAIILIIDSFAAVQATKVIKEMNFKRAFKIQLPSMLAGGASGIFFATHGFGVWSLIYSSLVQNFVYTLQYWLYSDWRPSFVFDKEKFKYHFSFGVKLTASSLLDTIFNNLYNIIIGKKFSPTQLGYYNRADSLKQLPITNIAGALNRVTFPLFAKLAHDDAALKKYYQSIILVVIFLIAPLSVLMVVVAEPLIRFLLTDKWLPSVQYFQILSIGGIFYPIHAYNLNILQAKGRSDLYLKIEVFKKIVIVSVILCCLPFGMIGLVWGSVIISVITVFINTHYTSKFINYPIWRQFADLLPSIIRALIVGGLVFLIDQYLLINYHDLIRLIISVSIYLCTYFGVAYLLKTKELAILIDLIKGSRKNKET, encoded by the coding sequence ATGGGGCTTAAAGAGCAAGCTGCTAAAGGAGTATTTTGGGTTTTTGCTGAACAGTTTGGTTCGCAACTGATCGGTTTTGTCATAAACCTGGTTTTAGCAAGAGTTTTATTGCCATCTGATTTTGGAACAATTGCTTTGTATGGGGTAATTATGAGTGTATCCGCTGTTTTGGTAAACGGGGGATTGACAAATAGCCTTATACGAAGTCAAGATGTCGACCAAAGGGATATGTCCACTGTGTTCTGGTTCAATTTTGGTGTCAGTGTTATCCTGTACTGCATCATCTTTTTTACCGCTCCACTTGTTGCCGCTTTTTATGAAATCCCAGTTCTTACAGGATTAATCAGGACTTATGCCATCATCTTAATCATTGATTCCTTTGCGGCAGTTCAAGCGACGAAGGTCATTAAAGAGATGAATTTCAAAAGGGCGTTCAAGATTCAGTTACCATCCATGCTGGCTGGCGGTGCATCTGGGATTTTCTTTGCGACCCATGGGTTCGGTGTCTGGTCACTGATCTATTCTTCCCTAGTTCAAAACTTTGTTTATACATTACAATATTGGTTGTATAGTGATTGGAGGCCTTCTTTTGTCTTTGATAAAGAGAAATTCAAATACCATTTTTCCTTTGGTGTGAAATTGACCGCTTCGTCATTGTTGGATACGATTTTCAATAATTTGTACAACATTATCATTGGTAAGAAGTTTTCTCCAACCCAATTGGGTTATTATAATAGGGCTGATTCATTAAAGCAATTGCCGATTACAAATATAGCTGGGGCTTTAAATAGGGTTACATTTCCACTGTTTGCCAAGCTAGCCCATGATGATGCTGCATTGAAAAAATATTATCAAAGTATTATTTTGGTTGTGATCTTTCTGATAGCTCCATTGTCAGTTTTAATGGTTGTAGTTGCAGAACCTTTGATCCGGTTTTTATTGACAGATAAATGGTTGCCTTCTGTCCAATACTTTCAAATCTTATCAATAGGAGGGATTTTTTATCCAATCCATGCCTATAACCTGAATATCTTGCAGGCAAAAGGTAGGTCCGACCTTTACTTGAAAATCGAGGTTTTCAAAAAGATAGTTATTGTTTCGGTCATTTTATGCTGTTTGCCATTCGGTATGATTGGTTTAGTCTGGGGTAGTGTTATTATTTCAGTCATTACGGTTTTCATAAATACCCATTACACTTCTAAGTTTATTAATTACCCTATTTGGAGACAATTTGCTGATTTGTTGCCGAGTATTATCAGGGCGTTAATTGTAGGTGGGCTCGTTTTCCTAATTGACCAATATTTACTTATAAATTACCACGATTTAATTCGTTTGATAATATCTGTTTCCATATATTTGTGTACTTATTTTGGCGTTGCTTATCTATTAAAGACTAAGGAATTGGCTATATTAATTGACTTAATTAAAGGTAGCCGCAAGAATAAAGAGACTTAA
- a CDS encoding NAD-dependent epimerase/dehydratase family protein, with the protein MNIAIIGGSGFVGTKLIGNLIDTPTLNLINIDKQQSSSYPQLTKIANVLDKVRLKELLKGQDVVILLAAEHRDDVSPTSLYYDVNVEGMRHTLEAMEANGVSRLIFTSSVAVYGLDKDNPDESFPADAFNHYGKSKWEAEQVLQEWYKTHADWNINIVRPTVIFGEGNRGNVFNLLNQIASGKFMMIGDGKNQKSMSYVGNVVAFLEFLIQHKREGYNVYNYVDKPDFTTNDLVYHTGEILGKKIPTTHIPYWIGMLGGYGFDVLAFLSRKKLTISSVRVKKFCAVTKYDSTKAMSSGFVPPYSMEEGLRRMLNAEFGK; encoded by the coding sequence ATGAATATAGCTATTATCGGTGGTTCAGGTTTTGTTGGCACAAAGCTAATTGGAAACCTCATTGATACTCCCACACTAAACCTTATCAATATTGATAAACAACAAAGTTCTAGTTATCCACAGTTGACAAAAATTGCGAATGTTCTTGATAAAGTTCGATTAAAAGAGCTTTTGAAGGGCCAAGATGTGGTGATTTTGTTAGCAGCAGAGCATAGGGATGATGTTTCTCCGACGTCACTTTATTATGATGTGAATGTGGAAGGGATGAGGCATACCCTAGAAGCCATGGAAGCTAATGGTGTTAGCAGGCTGATCTTTACCAGTTCTGTAGCGGTTTATGGCTTGGATAAGGATAATCCGGATGAATCTTTTCCTGCGGATGCATTTAACCATTACGGTAAGAGTAAATGGGAGGCTGAGCAGGTTCTTCAAGAGTGGTATAAGACCCATGCTGACTGGAACATCAATATCGTTCGCCCTACAGTGATCTTTGGAGAAGGTAACAGAGGGAATGTTTTTAACCTGTTGAATCAAATTGCATCAGGTAAATTCATGATGATCGGTGATGGAAAAAATCAAAAGTCTATGTCCTATGTTGGGAATGTCGTTGCATTTCTAGAATTCTTGATTCAACATAAGCGAGAGGGTTATAATGTATATAACTATGTAGACAAGCCCGATTTTACTACCAATGATTTGGTTTATCATACTGGTGAGATTTTGGGTAAAAAGATTCCGACTACCCATATCCCTTACTGGATCGGGATGCTAGGAGGTTACGGCTTTGATGTATTGGCATTTTTAAGCCGGAAAAAATTGACGATCAGTTCTGTTCGCGTGAAGAAATTCTGTGCAGTTACTAAATATGATTCTACAAAAGCGATGTCTTCAGGTTTTGTTCCCCCATATTCTATGGAGGAAGGCTTAAGGAGAATGTTGAATGCAGAATTCGGGAAATAA
- a CDS encoding MraY family glycosyltransferase — protein MLITYRKRLFDPIDARKVHQSIIPRLGGVAFVPIQCCLLAITVVLVYKTNFVNLGIVTWEVFPMFIMLICGLVILYIIGIADDLIGVSYKWKFVAQILVATFFPLAGLWINDLYGLMFLTYLPAWAGIPLTIFAAVLIINAINLIDGLDGLCSGLVGVGCLVLGTLFAFYHAWIHALLAFITTGILISFFYYNVFGASKRRRRIFMGDTGSMTLGYTMAFLAISFAMNNKSIKPFSEGAIVVAFSTLIVPVFDVARVIFIRWYKGLPLFKADRSHLHHKLLRSGLSHKSAMMSIIGLSLFFCAFNIITVQFISNNVVVLLDLVLWFLFTLTFNYFVNKRNAKLVNQEMEQGTIKVETAQFTEAQVKEVKAGEAPDAVSVTLINKI, from the coding sequence ATGCTTATAACATATAGGAAGAGGTTATTTGATCCCATCGATGCAAGAAAAGTCCACCAGAGTATTATCCCTAGATTAGGTGGAGTTGCATTTGTTCCCATTCAATGTTGTTTATTAGCCATTACCGTTGTATTAGTTTATAAGACTAATTTTGTCAATTTAGGCATTGTGACATGGGAAGTATTTCCGATGTTCATCATGTTAATTTGTGGTCTGGTAATTCTTTATATCATTGGGATAGCAGATGATTTAATTGGAGTAAGCTATAAATGGAAGTTTGTTGCACAGATTTTGGTAGCTACATTCTTTCCTCTAGCTGGATTATGGATCAATGATCTTTATGGATTGATGTTCCTAACTTATCTGCCAGCATGGGCTGGCATTCCGCTCACAATTTTTGCTGCTGTACTTATCATCAATGCGATCAATCTGATCGATGGTTTGGATGGATTATGTTCTGGCCTGGTTGGCGTTGGCTGTTTGGTATTAGGGACCTTATTTGCATTCTATCATGCCTGGATCCATGCCTTGTTAGCATTTATTACAACAGGTATTTTAATATCATTCTTCTATTACAATGTTTTTGGTGCATCCAAAAGGAGGAGAAGGATATTTATGGGTGATACAGGCAGTATGACCTTAGGATATACCATGGCATTTCTAGCCATTAGCTTTGCTATGAACAATAAGAGTATCAAGCCTTTTTCTGAAGGAGCTATTGTTGTAGCTTTCTCGACATTGATCGTTCCTGTTTTTGATGTAGCAAGGGTAATATTTATCAGATGGTACAAGGGCTTGCCTTTGTTCAAGGCAGATCGTAGCCATTTGCACCATAAATTACTTCGATCAGGTCTATCACATAAGAGTGCCATGATGAGTATCATTGGTCTCTCTTTGTTTTTCTGTGCTTTTAATATTATCACCGTTCAATTCATTAGCAATAATGTAGTTGTTCTTTTGGATCTTGTTTTGTGGTTCTTGTTTACATTGACTTTCAATTATTTTGTGAACAAAAGAAATGCTAAACTTGTTAATCAGGAAATGGAACAAGGAACGATAAAAGTAGAAACTGCTCAGTTTACTGAGGCTCAGGTTAAAGAGGTTAAAGCTGGGGAAGCTCCAGATGCAGTTTCAGTCACATTAATAAATAAAATATAA
- a CDS encoding BT0820 family HAD-type phosphatase: MVIAVDFDGTIVEHRYPRIGKPIPFAIDILKQLQNEHHILILWTVREGELLQEAIDYCKDQGLEFYAHNSNFPEEDRSKGPRKLSADLFIDDRNFGGLPDWGIIYRAINKKMAHDLAFDTDAVFEEGIRPAKVSAWKKIFK; encoded by the coding sequence ATGGTAATTGCGGTTGATTTTGATGGAACCATTGTTGAGCATAGATACCCAAGGATTGGGAAACCCATTCCTTTTGCAATAGATATTTTGAAGCAATTACAGAATGAGCATCATATATTGATATTGTGGACGGTGAGGGAGGGTGAGTTGTTACAGGAGGCTATTGATTATTGTAAAGATCAAGGGTTGGAATTTTACGCACATAATTCGAATTTTCCTGAAGAGGACCGGAGTAAAGGTCCAAGAAAACTAAGTGCTGATTTATTTATTGATGACCGAAACTTTGGTGGGCTACCAGATTGGGGGATAATTTATCGGGCAATAAACAAAAAAATGGCACATGATCTAGCCTTTGATACGGATGCGGTTTTCGAAGAAGGCATTCGTCCCGCCAAGGTTTCAGCTTGGAAAAAGATCTTTAAATAA
- a CDS encoding DUF3078 domain-containing protein → MKVLKVAFLSAVTFLSLQVSAQESEGEENLEIDTTKTWTIMGENTFLLNQSSFSNWAAGGVNSLAGNLIFNYDFNYKKDKWNWDNKLIAAYGQTYQKETDWRKNDDRFAINSLLGYQAAEKWYYTFFMNFNTQFANGYEYKDQIRGRKISAPFAPAYLSFGPGMAFKESDNFKINISPASARFVMVGAESLRPDYGVDPDKFSRNEFGAALDAYYKVGLMENITFETILKLYSNYLQDPQNIDVDYLANLNLQVNRFISVNAAVQLVYDDNVNVPKSDGTKGPGLQVRQILGAGVTYKF, encoded by the coding sequence ATGAAAGTATTAAAAGTTGCTTTTTTATCTGCTGTTACCTTCCTTAGTTTGCAAGTCTCAGCTCAAGAGTCTGAAGGTGAGGAAAACCTAGAGATTGACACAACCAAAACTTGGACCATCATGGGTGAAAACACCTTTCTATTAAACCAAAGTTCCTTTTCAAACTGGGCTGCGGGTGGTGTAAACTCCTTGGCTGGAAATCTGATTTTCAATTACGATTTCAATTACAAAAAAGACAAATGGAATTGGGATAATAAATTGATCGCTGCCTATGGACAGACCTACCAAAAAGAAACAGATTGGAGAAAAAACGATGACCGTTTCGCTATTAACAGTTTACTAGGCTACCAAGCTGCTGAAAAATGGTATTACACCTTTTTCATGAACTTCAATACCCAATTTGCAAATGGTTATGAATATAAGGATCAGATTAGAGGAAGAAAGATTTCTGCCCCATTTGCTCCTGCATATTTAAGTTTCGGTCCAGGTATGGCTTTCAAAGAATCAGACAATTTCAAAATCAATATCTCTCCGGCATCTGCAAGGTTTGTGATGGTGGGAGCTGAAAGCCTAAGACCAGATTACGGTGTTGATCCAGATAAATTCTCAAGAAACGAATTTGGTGCAGCTTTAGATGCTTACTATAAAGTCGGGTTAATGGAAAACATTACTTTTGAAACCATCCTGAAATTATACTCTAATTATCTTCAAGATCCACAAAATATTGATGTAGACTATTTAGCAAACCTAAATCTACAGGTAAATAGGTTCATATCAGTAAATGCGGCCGTTCAACTGGTATATGATGACAACGTGAATGTTCCTAAAAGCGATGGCACCAAAGGCCCAGGATTACAAGTAAGACAGATCCTTGGTGCGGGTGTGACTTATAAGTTTTAA
- a CDS encoding thiamine pyrophosphate-dependent enzyme → MAKIVAEQLVEMLVEAGVKRVYAVTGDSLNFFNEAIRKDGRIQWIHVRHEEVGAYAAAAEAELDGLACCAGSCGPGHVHLINGVYEAHRAHVPMLVIASTIPTNQMGTSYFQETNTYKLFDDCSGYNQLITTAEQAPRIIQSAIQHAISQKGVSVIGLPGDVSKLKAKESITSTQIFRCNPLIRPSDTELQKIADLLNKGSKITLYAGIGAIGARQELQLLAQKLKAPVGYSFRGKMNAQLPAPYDVGMTGLLGIPSCYQAMKEADVLLLLGTDMPYDDFMPTDNKIIQIDTAEERLGRRCKLDLAAVGDIRETILALLPLLEEKVDSAFLDSLGNFAKKVQDNLHEYVDDIGTKDAIQPEFVADVINKHASPNAIFTLDTGMTCVWGARYIQQTGDRKMLGSFNHGSMANAMPMAIGAALAHPERQVIAMCGDGGLSMLLGDLATIKQYNLPIKLIVFNNRALGMVKLEMQVAGLVDNQTDMENPDFAKVAEAFGIPAINIHKPEEVDSVIAETLRVDGPFLLNIFTNPSALAMPSHISANQVVGMTESMGKLILGGRMDEVFETIKSNYKHLKSIF, encoded by the coding sequence ATGGCTAAAATAGTTGCAGAACAATTGGTAGAAATGCTCGTTGAAGCGGGAGTTAAACGAGTATATGCAGTAACAGGTGATAGTTTGAACTTTTTCAATGAAGCAATTAGAAAAGATGGTAGAATCCAATGGATCCATGTCAGGCATGAGGAGGTTGGAGCTTATGCCGCTGCCGCTGAGGCAGAGTTGGATGGTTTAGCATGCTGTGCAGGAAGCTGTGGACCCGGACATGTGCATTTAATCAATGGGGTTTATGAAGCCCATCGTGCGCATGTACCTATGTTAGTGATTGCATCAACCATTCCAACAAATCAAATGGGAACCAGCTATTTCCAAGAAACAAACACCTATAAACTATTTGATGACTGTAGTGGGTACAACCAATTGATTACTACGGCCGAACAGGCTCCTCGTATCATTCAATCTGCAATTCAGCATGCAATCTCTCAAAAGGGAGTCAGTGTCATCGGGTTACCGGGCGATGTTTCTAAATTAAAGGCCAAAGAATCAATAACCTCAACCCAAATTTTCCGATGTAACCCTTTAATCAGACCCTCGGACACTGAACTTCAAAAAATTGCTGACCTCCTAAATAAAGGATCGAAAATCACTCTTTATGCTGGAATTGGCGCTATAGGTGCTAGGCAAGAATTACAGCTCCTGGCACAGAAACTAAAAGCACCAGTAGGCTATAGCTTTCGGGGAAAAATGAATGCCCAACTGCCTGCTCCCTATGATGTGGGAATGACTGGTCTTTTAGGCATCCCTTCCTGCTACCAAGCGATGAAAGAAGCGGATGTACTGCTATTGTTAGGTACTGATATGCCATATGATGATTTTATGCCAACCGACAACAAAATAATCCAGATCGATACAGCGGAAGAAAGGCTCGGCAGAAGATGTAAGCTCGATCTCGCGGCAGTAGGCGATATCCGAGAAACCATACTCGCTTTATTACCACTTTTAGAGGAAAAAGTGGACAGCGCCTTTCTGGACTCATTGGGCAATTTCGCAAAGAAAGTACAGGATAACCTTCATGAGTATGTTGACGATATAGGCACAAAAGATGCCATACAACCTGAATTTGTTGCCGATGTGATCAACAAACATGCTAGCCCTAATGCCATCTTTACCCTTGATACTGGAATGACCTGTGTATGGGGTGCTAGGTATATACAGCAAACAGGCGACCGGAAGATGCTTGGATCCTTTAATCATGGTAGCATGGCCAATGCCATGCCTATGGCAATTGGAGCGGCATTAGCCCATCCTGAAAGACAGGTCATAGCTATGTGCGGCGATGGTGGCCTTTCGATGTTGTTAGGAGATTTAGCAACCATAAAACAATATAATCTTCCCATAAAGCTTATTGTTTTTAATAATAGAGCTTTAGGTATGGTAAAACTTGAAATGCAAGTAGCTGGTTTGGTTGATAATCAAACTGATATGGAAAACCCGGACTTCGCTAAGGTTGCTGAAGCCTTCGGCATCCCAGCTATCAATATCCATAAGCCAGAAGAGGTAGATTCGGTCATCGCGGAAACTTTACGCGTCGATGGTCCATTCCTATTGAACATCTTCACCAACCCTAGCGCATTGGCAATGCCTTCCCACATCAGCGCAAATCAAGTCGTGGGCATGACAGAAAGTATGGGAAAACTGATCCTTGGCGGCCGGATGGACGAAGTCTTTGAAACCATTAAGTCAAACTACAAACACTTAAAAAGCATATTCTAA
- a CDS encoding AarF/ABC1/UbiB kinase family protein, whose product MKHINGFQKIKRVGQILKILSKHGFDEVVSRSNLDRILPDSFLFWNNHARKVFEEDFNVRVRLAIEELGPTFIKLGQLLSNRPDIIPKDLQEELIKLQDEVALEGIDIRKRLADELEVDLDEHFISIDEIPIASASIAQVYRATLKNGKEVVLKVKREEIDEVIQADLDFIKDLVKLLQRKYEVVYKMNLYQIVLSFESSLLNELSFTNEINNIERFRRNFKENKDVYVPKVYRKFSTDTLICMEFIDGVKVNDQEGFKQYGLYPKSVLQNVLDLYLEQVLMHGFFHADPHPGNVFVNHRGQIVFIDFGAMGFMIPEDRKIIEAMVLDFLANDAKSLIKNIKRLSVAHHIEDERRLERDAYEIFEMIKQNALDDIDISVMLQKLNIVLQSNHILLPDFVYLLLRGVSILEGTGRQLDADLNVPESIEPFAKKIAAEKFSSEYILGQLKEKAKFAKDVLTEVPLDLLTILEKVKEDKITVNHKMQDFDNLQLILHRMGNKFLLSILAMTFGVGASILAHGRVGYLIWGIPVLSWFGFIMSFILCFALLSHLYKSK is encoded by the coding sequence ATGAAGCATATCAATGGTTTTCAAAAGATAAAGCGTGTTGGACAAATTCTAAAAATCCTTTCGAAACATGGATTTGATGAAGTTGTCTCCAGGTCCAATCTTGATAGGATATTGCCAGATAGTTTCTTGTTCTGGAATAATCATGCTCGAAAGGTATTTGAGGAAGATTTTAATGTAAGGGTCCGACTAGCTATTGAAGAATTGGGTCCAACATTTATTAAGTTGGGGCAATTACTGAGCAATCGCCCAGATATTATTCCCAAAGACCTACAGGAGGAGCTAATAAAACTGCAGGATGAAGTTGCTTTAGAAGGTATTGATATCCGAAAAAGGTTGGCCGATGAATTAGAGGTTGACCTTGATGAACATTTTATCTCCATTGATGAAATTCCTATAGCTTCAGCCTCAATTGCTCAGGTCTATCGAGCTACTTTAAAAAATGGTAAAGAGGTTGTATTAAAGGTAAAAAGAGAGGAAATTGACGAGGTCATTCAAGCTGACCTGGATTTTATCAAAGATTTAGTCAAGCTACTTCAGCGGAAATATGAAGTAGTCTATAAAATGAACCTTTATCAAATCGTTCTTTCTTTTGAAAGTTCCCTGTTGAATGAGCTTTCGTTTACCAATGAAATAAATAATATCGAGCGGTTTAGAAGAAACTTCAAAGAGAACAAGGATGTTTATGTTCCTAAAGTTTATAGGAAATTTAGTACAGATACCTTGATCTGCATGGAGTTTATAGATGGCGTAAAGGTTAATGATCAAGAAGGATTTAAGCAATATGGGCTATATCCAAAGTCGGTTTTGCAAAATGTATTAGATCTCTATTTAGAACAGGTGCTGATGCACGGTTTCTTCCATGCCGATCCCCATCCCGGAAATGTTTTTGTCAACCATCGTGGTCAGATCGTTTTTATAGACTTTGGCGCCATGGGATTTATGATTCCAGAGGATAGAAAGATCATAGAGGCCATGGTTCTTGATTTTCTGGCAAACGATGCCAAAAGTTTGATAAAAAACATAAAGAGACTTTCTGTAGCCCACCATATTGAAGATGAAAGGCGGTTGGAAAGAGATGCTTATGAAATATTTGAGATGATCAAGCAAAATGCCCTTGATGACATTGATATTTCAGTGATGTTGCAAAAATTAAATATCGTTTTGCAAAGTAATCATATCTTATTGCCAGATTTTGTTTACCTCTTGCTTCGTGGAGTTTCAATATTAGAGGGTACAGGTCGACAATTAGATGCTGATCTCAATGTGCCTGAGAGTATTGAACCCTTTGCCAAAAAGATAGCGGCTGAGAAATTTTCTTCAGAATATATTTTAGGGCAATTGAAGGAGAAAGCCAAATTTGCCAAGGATGTCCTGACTGAAGTGCCTTTGGATCTGTTGACCATTTTAGAAAAGGTAAAAGAGGACAAAATAACCGTAAACCACAAAATGCAAGATTTTGATAATCTTCAATTGATCCTGCATAGGATGGGAAATAAATTTTTGCTGTCCATTTTGGCAATGACCTTTGGAGTTGGGGCAAGTATCCTTGCGCATGGAAGGGTTGGTTATCTGATCTGGGGTATTCCTGTACTTTCGTGGTTTGGCTTTATCATGAGTTTTATCTTATGTTTCGCCTTGTTGAGCCATTTGTATAAGAGTAAATAG